A single window of Nocardia sp. NBC_01327 DNA harbors:
- a CDS encoding dihydroorotase: MAETDLLIRNARVVRPGDPSVGVPEPRDIAVSGGVITRIAAAIAPESAAEVIDAGGLLAFPGVVDAHQHWGIYADLGQDTETESRACAQGGVTTSLSYLRTGRYYLNRGGSYRDFVPDALGRMAGRSYVDHGLHLAPMTREHIDEIPYLVEEFGITSFKIFMFYGGHGLHGRSSDQADFLMIGPDERYDLAHFEFVMRGLQRARERFGDSLSLSLHCETAEIMAAYTELVEADGSLSGLRAYSASRPAHSEGLAITMASYLAHETGFPNINLLHLSSAKAVDAALRMAAAFPHVDFRREVTIGHLLADVDTANGIGGKVNPPLRERADVEALWRHLLAGEIDWVVSDHACCRAEQKFGADAGDVFLAKSGFGGAEYLLPGLVGAGLERGLPLARIAELTSANPARRYGLARKGALSPGYDADIALVDPAARWVVHAADSESAQEYTPFEGFEMSARVTDVFLRGRRIVRDGKVQGTPSGLYLRRDSGLESEAS; the protein is encoded by the coding sequence GTGGCGGAGACTGATCTACTGATCCGGAACGCTCGCGTCGTGCGCCCCGGCGACCCCTCGGTCGGTGTGCCCGAGCCTAGGGATATCGCCGTCTCCGGCGGTGTCATCACCCGCATCGCCGCCGCGATCGCGCCCGAATCCGCGGCCGAGGTGATCGACGCGGGCGGGCTGCTGGCCTTCCCCGGAGTGGTCGATGCGCACCAGCACTGGGGCATTTACGCCGATCTCGGGCAGGACACCGAGACCGAGAGCCGCGCTTGTGCTCAGGGCGGCGTCACCACCTCGCTGAGCTATCTGCGCACGGGGCGCTACTACCTCAATCGCGGCGGCTCCTACCGGGATTTCGTCCCCGATGCGCTCGGCCGGATGGCCGGCCGTTCATACGTGGACCACGGGTTGCATCTGGCTCCGATGACTCGTGAGCACATCGACGAAATCCCGTATCTGGTCGAGGAATTCGGTATCACCTCGTTCAAGATCTTCATGTTCTACGGCGGCCACGGCCTGCACGGACGCTCCAGCGATCAGGCCGACTTCCTGATGATCGGGCCGGACGAACGCTACGACCTTGCCCACTTCGAATTCGTCATGCGCGGCCTCCAGCGCGCCCGCGAGCGATTCGGCGACAGCCTGTCGCTGTCGCTGCACTGCGAGACCGCCGAAATCATGGCCGCCTACACCGAACTCGTGGAAGCCGACGGTTCACTCTCCGGCCTGCGGGCCTACAGTGCCTCGCGCCCAGCGCATTCGGAGGGGCTGGCCATCACCATGGCCTCCTACCTCGCGCACGAGACCGGTTTCCCGAACATCAATCTGCTGCACCTGTCCTCGGCCAAAGCCGTGGACGCCGCGCTGCGCATGGCCGCTGCGTTCCCGCACGTCGATTTCCGCCGCGAGGTCACCATCGGTCATCTGCTGGCCGACGTGGACACCGCCAACGGCATCGGCGGCAAGGTGAACCCGCCGCTGCGCGAACGCGCCGACGTCGAAGCCCTGTGGCGGCATCTGCTTGCGGGCGAAATCGATTGGGTGGTCAGCGATCACGCCTGCTGCCGGGCCGAGCAGAAGTTCGGAGCGGACGCCGGCGATGTCTTTCTCGCGAAGTCGGGCTTCGGTGGCGCGGAATACCTGCTGCCCGGGCTGGTCGGTGCGGGCCTGGAACGCGGTCTGCCGCTGGCCCGGATCGCCGAATTGACCTCCGCCAACCCGGCTCGCCGCTACGGCCTGGCCCGTAAGGGGGCGCTGTCGCCGGGCTACGACGCCGATATCGCCCTGGTGGACCCCGCCGCGCGGTGGGTGGTGCACGCCGCCGATTCGGAATCCGCCCAGGAATACACACCTTTCGAAGGGTTCGAGATGTCCGCGCGCGTCACCGACGTCTTCCTGCGCGGTCGCCGGATCGTTCGGGACGGAAAGGTTCAGGGAACGCCCTCCGGGCTCTACCTTCGGCGCGACAGCGGCCTGGAATCCGAGGCGTCCTGA
- a CDS encoding MerR family transcriptional regulator: MTHHTIREALLTIGELSELTGVPVRTIRFYCDSGVVESVRSSGGHRMFDRTAAVDRLLLIRRLRALGLGLTAITAVLSGERSMAEAVAAERAAVDIELGALAWRRASLSAIENATPAERAARLELLAAVQNGADAHDSLISFWRRLLSPVPAELFEAFVDMNVPPPQHDPTPDQVVGYAELVTLTRDREFGTIISQQLWRGDPRAIRDRAGLLAGVAEACGMAESQIAHGVAPCPGPALDRFVDAHATARNTRDTPGFRTRLRSGNHDNDLRIHRYWHCAGEIMRSTTTAGAGQLWLHSALVRATAVPDSA; the protein is encoded by the coding sequence GTGACTCACCACACAATTCGCGAGGCGTTGCTGACCATCGGCGAGCTCTCGGAGCTCACCGGGGTGCCCGTCCGCACAATTCGGTTCTACTGCGACAGCGGCGTTGTGGAATCGGTCCGCAGTTCCGGCGGTCACCGCATGTTCGATCGAACTGCGGCGGTGGATCGGCTGCTCCTGATTCGCCGGTTGCGCGCACTGGGGCTGGGTCTGACCGCGATCACCGCCGTGCTGTCGGGCGAGCGGTCGATGGCGGAGGCGGTCGCCGCCGAGCGTGCGGCGGTCGATATCGAACTCGGCGCGCTCGCATGGCGGCGAGCGTCGCTGTCCGCCATAGAGAATGCGACACCGGCCGAGCGCGCGGCCAGACTGGAATTACTGGCCGCGGTGCAGAACGGGGCCGATGCGCACGACAGTTTGATCAGCTTCTGGCGGCGCCTGCTGTCGCCGGTGCCCGCGGAACTGTTCGAGGCCTTCGTCGATATGAATGTGCCGCCGCCACAGCATGATCCGACACCCGATCAGGTGGTCGGATACGCCGAACTCGTCACGCTCACCCGGGACCGGGAATTCGGCACGATCATCTCCCAGCAGCTCTGGCGCGGCGACCCGAGGGCGATTCGCGATCGGGCAGGTCTGCTCGCGGGAGTCGCCGAGGCGTGCGGTATGGCCGAATCACAGATCGCCCATGGCGTCGCCCCCTGCCCGGGCCCGGCACTGGACCGGTTCGTGGACGCACACGCCACCGCCCGCAATACGCGTGACACCCCCGGCTTCCGGACGCGTCTCCGCTCCGGCAACCACGACAATGACCTGCGCATTCACCGCTATTGGCACTGCGCGGGCGAAATCATGCGCAGTACAACCACAGCCGGTGCGGGACAGCTGTGGTTGCACAGCGCACTCGTCCGGGCGACAGCCGTACCGGACTCCGCCTAG
- a CDS encoding maleylpyruvate isomerase family mycothiol-dependent enzyme: MITTPDEIWRAVSAERTTLVELLEKLPETEWDHASLCAGWRVRDVVAHVVLSSRPTVLSLLANLIRARGSIPRLNLDSAIRYADATSSRQLLTDLRAVVPMRRTPPGTTPADRLMDVLVHIQDIALPLGLEYEMPTASARLALERVWRTRWLFRAQERFSGFRLTATDTTWTAGTGPAVEGTVADLLLLVAGRNARLSALTGEGAGTLPERSLRTLG; encoded by the coding sequence ATGATCACCACACCCGATGAGATCTGGCGAGCGGTCTCCGCCGAACGCACCACCCTGGTGGAACTGCTCGAAAAGCTTCCCGAGACGGAGTGGGACCACGCCTCGCTCTGCGCGGGATGGCGTGTCCGCGATGTGGTCGCCCACGTGGTGCTGTCGAGCCGGCCGACAGTGCTCTCGCTGCTGGCCAATCTGATTCGCGCGCGCGGCAGCATCCCGCGGCTGAATCTCGACAGCGCGATTCGCTACGCGGATGCGACCAGCTCTCGCCAGCTGCTGACCGATCTCCGCGCTGTTGTCCCGATGCGCCGCACTCCGCCCGGCACCACCCCGGCCGATCGTCTGATGGATGTGCTCGTACACATCCAGGACATTGCCCTGCCGCTCGGGCTGGAGTATGAAATGCCCACGGCATCAGCACGTCTCGCGCTCGAGCGGGTCTGGCGGACGCGGTGGCTGTTCCGTGCTCAGGAGCGGTTCTCCGGTTTCCGGCTCACCGCCACCGACACCACATGGACAGCCGGGACGGGCCCGGCCGTCGAGGGGACCGTCGCGGATCTGTTGCTCCTGGTAGCCGGTCGAAATGCGCGACTTTCCGCGCTCACAGGAGAGGGTGCGGGCACGCTGCCGGAACGATCTCTGCGCACCCTCGGATAA
- a CDS encoding LysR family transcriptional regulator produces MDTDRIDLNELEIFLTLAEELHFGRTAARLGLSQPRVSQLLRALERRVGGLLFERTSRRVTLNPLGERLLRGVRPAFAELQRAVADTRSAAQGLRIGFLGPYVSTLTEPIAHHVARFPDCPVELVQVPWTDVFGALYRSEIDLQLCLAPVEQPGLVIGPEIATFPRLLAIAKTHPRANSAVLTLEDLADLPVIGPSPQVPPELARTFWPPALTPTGRPIPRLPAARTEPEMLGTVANNRGVFLTTTAMPTHFSHPGVQFIPFTGMPDARVVLVWRKGNDDSKIRDFANLAAPYQLTPSGARAHR; encoded by the coding sequence ATGGACACCGATCGCATAGATCTCAACGAACTGGAGATCTTCCTGACTCTCGCCGAGGAGCTCCACTTCGGCCGTACGGCAGCGCGACTCGGTCTCTCGCAACCACGGGTGAGTCAGCTGCTGCGTGCGCTGGAACGCCGGGTGGGTGGACTGCTGTTCGAGCGGACCAGTCGCCGCGTGACGCTGAATCCGCTGGGCGAGCGCCTGCTTCGCGGCGTGCGCCCGGCCTTCGCCGAACTGCAGCGAGCGGTCGCCGATACCCGTTCCGCCGCACAGGGTTTGCGCATCGGGTTTCTCGGTCCCTATGTCAGCACCCTCACCGAACCGATCGCGCATCATGTGGCCCGGTTCCCGGACTGCCCCGTCGAGCTGGTCCAGGTGCCGTGGACCGACGTGTTCGGCGCGCTGTACCGCTCGGAGATCGATCTGCAACTGTGCCTGGCGCCCGTCGAGCAACCGGGTCTGGTCATCGGACCGGAAATCGCCACCTTCCCGCGCCTGCTGGCAATAGCCAAAACACACCCGAGGGCGAATTCGGCGGTCCTCACCCTCGAGGACCTGGCCGATCTCCCCGTCATCGGCCCGTCCCCGCAGGTGCCGCCGGAATTGGCGCGCACCTTCTGGCCGCCTGCGCTCACCCCCACCGGCCGCCCGATCCCCCGGTTACCGGCGGCGCGCACCGAACCGGAGATGCTCGGCACCGTTGCGAACAACCGCGGGGTGTTCCTGACCACGACCGCTATGCCGACCCACTTCTCGCACCCCGGTGTGCAGTTCATCCCGTTCACCGGCATGCCGGATGCCCGGGTGGTATTGGTCTGGCGAAAAGGTAATGACGACAGCAAGATTCGCGACTTCGCCAATCTCGCCGCGCCGTATCAGCTCACACCGTCCGGGGCGCGGGCGCACCGGTAG
- a CDS encoding UbiX family flavin prenyltransferase encodes MDKTQRLVVGISGATGIAYGVRVLELARKAGVETHLVVTPAAQQTRAYETDLSARDLAAMADVTYRPADIGAAIASGSFRTAGMIVAPCSVRTLSAVAYANNDNLLTRAADVTLKERRRLVLMVRETPFTLAHLRAMTAVTEMGGIIMPPVPAFYLKPDSVEDIVDHTAGRALDLLGIDVPDLPRWGE; translated from the coding sequence GTGGACAAAACGCAACGACTCGTCGTGGGTATCAGCGGTGCGACCGGCATCGCCTACGGTGTCCGCGTGCTGGAGCTGGCCCGCAAGGCCGGCGTCGAAACCCACCTCGTTGTCACCCCCGCGGCGCAGCAGACCAGGGCATACGAGACGGATCTGAGCGCCCGGGATCTCGCCGCCATGGCAGATGTGACCTACCGGCCCGCGGATATCGGCGCGGCCATCGCCTCCGGATCGTTCCGCACCGCGGGCATGATCGTGGCGCCGTGCTCGGTGCGCACGCTGTCTGCGGTGGCGTACGCCAATAATGACAATCTGCTGACCCGCGCCGCCGATGTCACGCTCAAGGAGCGGCGCAGGCTGGTGCTGATGGTGCGCGAAACCCCGTTCACCCTGGCGCATTTGCGCGCGATGACGGCCGTGACGGAGATGGGCGGCATCATCATGCCGCCGGTGCCCGCGTTCTATCTGAAGCCGGACTCCGTCGAGGACATTGTCGACCACACCGCGGGCCGCGCCCTCGACCTGCTCGGGATCGACGTTCCCGATCTGCCGCGGTGGGGTGAGTAG
- a CDS encoding UbiD family decarboxylase translates to MTHLRSLREFISELESIGEIQQIDAEVDWNLELGAVIRRSYDLRAPAPLFTNITGYGDSGFRVLGAPGALSGPKHRLARIALAVGLPYDATGQQIVEALADARSKPGIAPVVVWAADAPCKQNIVTGDDIDLFAFPTPLIHGGDGGRYIQTYGMNIVKTPDGSWTNWSINRMMIADKNTLACLIPAPQHLGIIRSQWIEAGEPMPIALAIGVEPGLPFVGGMPIPEGEDESHYLGALFGEGIELVAAETVDLLVPATAEIVIEGHILLDETIMEGPFNEFPGYNATEASPKQVFKVTAITYRDGAIQPVVAAGPPVEEDHTIIGTTSAAEILYLLRQAELPISSAWYNYEAAVHWLTLSVRQDWHEKTGLGSHELVDKIAEVIFTGKPSVNAPKILLVEDDVDITDLEQVVWAFATRSHPDLDRGEFHYAHKVSDQLAVYLSKEESHTFMAGKVIYNCLLADLYPEGKRPVKGSFENGWPTEIQDRVLANWEKYGYR, encoded by the coding sequence ATGACGCACCTGCGCAGCTTGCGTGAGTTCATTTCGGAGCTGGAGAGCATCGGCGAGATCCAGCAGATCGACGCCGAGGTGGACTGGAATCTGGAACTGGGCGCGGTGATCCGCCGATCCTACGATCTGCGCGCTCCCGCACCGCTTTTCACCAATATCACCGGCTACGGCGATAGCGGGTTCCGGGTGCTGGGCGCGCCGGGTGCGCTCAGCGGCCCGAAGCATCGGCTGGCGCGGATCGCGCTCGCGGTCGGCCTGCCCTACGACGCGACCGGTCAGCAGATCGTCGAGGCCCTGGCCGATGCGCGGTCCAAGCCGGGTATCGCGCCGGTGGTGGTGTGGGCCGCCGATGCGCCGTGCAAGCAGAACATCGTGACCGGCGACGATATCGATCTGTTCGCCTTCCCGACGCCGCTGATCCACGGCGGCGACGGTGGCCGCTATATCCAGACCTACGGCATGAATATCGTCAAGACGCCGGACGGCTCCTGGACCAACTGGTCGATCAACCGCATGATGATCGCCGATAAGAACACGCTGGCCTGCCTGATTCCGGCGCCGCAGCATCTGGGCATCATTCGCTCCCAGTGGATCGAGGCCGGCGAACCCATGCCGATCGCGCTGGCCATCGGCGTCGAGCCGGGTCTGCCGTTTGTCGGCGGTATGCCGATCCCCGAGGGTGAGGACGAAAGTCATTATCTGGGCGCGCTTTTCGGTGAGGGCATCGAGCTGGTCGCGGCCGAGACCGTCGATCTGCTGGTGCCCGCGACCGCGGAGATCGTGATCGAGGGGCACATCCTGCTCGACGAGACGATCATGGAGGGGCCGTTCAACGAGTTCCCCGGCTACAACGCCACCGAGGCCAGCCCGAAGCAGGTCTTCAAGGTCACCGCGATCACCTACCGCGACGGCGCTATTCAGCCGGTGGTCGCCGCCGGTCCGCCGGTGGAGGAGGACCACACCATCATCGGCACCACCAGCGCGGCGGAGATCCTCTACCTGCTGCGCCAGGCGGAACTGCCGATCTCCTCGGCCTGGTACAACTACGAGGCCGCGGTGCACTGGCTGACGCTGTCGGTCCGGCAGGATTGGCACGAGAAGACCGGGCTGGGTTCGCACGAACTGGTGGACAAGATCGCCGAGGTGATCTTCACCGGTAAGCCGTCGGTCAATGCGCCCAAGATCCTGCTGGTCGAGGACGATGTCGACATCACCGATCTGGAGCAGGTGGTGTGGGCCTTCGCCACCCGCTCGCATCCGGACCTCGATCGGGGCGAATTCCATTACGCCCACAAGGTTTCCGATCAGCTCGCGGTCTACCTCTCGAAGGAGGAGTCGCACACCTTCATGGCGGGCAAGGTCATCTACAACTGCCTGCTCGCCGATCTGTACCCGGAGGGTAAGCGCCCGGTGAAGGGCAGCTTCGAAAACGGCTGGCCCACCGAGATCCAGGATCGCGTGCTGGCCAATTGGGAGAAGTACGGCTACCGGTAG
- a CDS encoding MerR family transcriptional regulator translates to MPQYRIDDLARAAGTTTRNVRAYQERGLLPPPAGKAGRASIYDDTHLERLRLIDALLQRGFTTSHIGDFITSWETGKDLSEVLGLQHAVTAAWGEDETFEVPRELVGTILGADTEELLDQLAEMKLVRIDGDTVTFTDTALLTSFAELHEYGLELRMLIAIYAKVADRIDDVTHTMITAAKQHIEDKHGKGWLPETSSEIAETTAMLNKMRELAVTSVHSTLARSLDVTLRRELGDYLATAAEREQQRSTASPDVRS, encoded by the coding sequence GTGCCGCAGTACCGGATCGACGACCTCGCGCGCGCCGCGGGCACGACGACCCGCAATGTGCGCGCCTATCAGGAGCGCGGCCTGCTGCCGCCCCCGGCCGGAAAGGCCGGGCGCGCAAGCATTTACGACGACACCCATCTCGAACGCCTGCGACTCATCGACGCACTGCTGCAGCGCGGTTTCACCACCTCGCATATCGGCGACTTCATCACCAGCTGGGAGACCGGTAAGGATCTCAGCGAGGTGCTCGGCCTGCAGCACGCGGTCACCGCCGCGTGGGGCGAGGACGAAACCTTCGAGGTGCCGCGCGAACTCGTCGGCACCATTCTCGGTGCGGACACCGAGGAACTGCTCGATCAGCTCGCGGAGATGAAGCTGGTGCGGATCGACGGCGACACCGTCACCTTCACCGATACCGCCCTGCTCACCTCGTTCGCGGAGCTGCACGAGTACGGGCTCGAACTGCGCATGCTCATCGCAATCTATGCCAAGGTCGCCGACCGCATCGACGACGTCACCCACACCATGATCACCGCGGCCAAGCAGCACATCGAGGATAAGCACGGCAAGGGCTGGCTGCCGGAGACCAGTAGCGAAATCGCCGAGACGACGGCCATGCTCAACAAGATGCGTGAGCTGGCCGTCACCTCTGTGCATTCCACGCTGGCGCGCTCGCTCGATGTCACCCTGCGCCGCGAACTCGGCGACTATCTCGCCACCGCCGCCGAACGCGAACAGCAGCGGTCCACGGCGTCACCCGACGTGCGGTCGTAG
- a CDS encoding flavin-containing monooxygenase encodes MTKDLMNTQILDVAIIGGGFAGIGAAIRLKQKGIGDFAIFERGTSIGGTWRDNTYPGAACDIPSRLYSYGFAPNPNWSHTYSGSNEILGYIESMATQFGLHRHFRFGHNITGIVFDEDAGVWDISVEGRADIVRARTVVLASGPLANASLPKIPGIEDYQGHKIHSARWDHDYDFTGKKVAVVGTGASAVQIIPELVDKAASVKVFQRTPGWVLPRINRQTSPLTKELYRRVPAAESLSRAAWFYGHESVALGVVWNTPLTRVVEMVGRAQLRRQVKDPWLRRQLTPEFRAGCKRLLMTDDYYPALQRENCKLVTWPIARISERGIRTAEGIEHQADCIVFATGFEVSKAGTPIPIVGRDGRVLATEWQRGAFAYKSIAVSGYPNLFFTFGPNSGPGHNSALVYMEAQINYLVEAISTVLDRDLRMLDVRRERQDEYNAAIQRRLDSTTWNSGCRSWYLTEDGFNATMYPGFATQYVGQLRTVELGDYHVVPVTAERTAPRIVVNS; translated from the coding sequence ATGACGAAGGATCTCATGAACACCCAGATACTCGACGTCGCCATCATCGGCGGCGGGTTCGCCGGGATCGGCGCCGCGATTCGCCTGAAGCAGAAGGGGATCGGCGATTTCGCCATCTTCGAACGCGGCACCTCGATCGGCGGCACCTGGCGCGACAACACCTATCCCGGTGCGGCCTGCGATATTCCGTCGCGGCTGTACTCCTACGGCTTCGCGCCGAATCCGAATTGGTCGCACACCTACTCGGGCAGCAATGAGATCCTCGGCTATATCGAATCGATGGCCACACAGTTCGGTCTGCACCGGCATTTCCGGTTCGGGCACAACATCACCGGCATCGTCTTCGACGAGGATGCCGGCGTGTGGGATATCTCGGTCGAGGGCCGCGCCGATATCGTCCGGGCCCGCACCGTCGTGCTGGCCTCGGGACCGCTGGCCAATGCCAGTCTGCCGAAGATCCCCGGAATCGAGGATTACCAGGGGCACAAGATCCACAGCGCCCGCTGGGATCACGACTACGACTTCACCGGTAAGAAGGTCGCCGTCGTCGGCACCGGAGCCAGTGCGGTGCAGATCATTCCGGAACTGGTCGACAAGGCCGCCTCGGTGAAGGTGTTCCAGCGGACGCCGGGCTGGGTGCTGCCGCGCATCAACCGGCAGACCAGTCCGCTGACCAAGGAGCTCTACCGGCGCGTGCCCGCGGCCGAATCCCTCTCGCGCGCAGCCTGGTTCTACGGGCACGAGTCGGTCGCCCTCGGCGTGGTCTGGAACACTCCGCTGACCCGGGTCGTGGAAATGGTCGGCCGTGCCCAGCTGCGCCGGCAGGTGAAGGATCCGTGGCTGCGCCGTCAGCTCACCCCGGAATTCCGCGCCGGCTGCAAGCGGCTGCTGATGACCGACGACTACTACCCGGCTCTGCAGCGTGAGAACTGCAAACTGGTGACGTGGCCGATCGCGCGCATCTCCGAGCGTGGCATCCGCACCGCGGAAGGCATTGAGCACCAGGCTGATTGCATTGTCTTCGCCACCGGCTTCGAGGTGTCCAAGGCCGGGACGCCGATTCCGATCGTGGGCCGGGACGGGCGCGTGCTCGCCACCGAGTGGCAGCGCGGCGCGTTCGCGTACAAGAGCATCGCGGTCTCGGGCTATCCGAATCTGTTCTTCACCTTCGGACCGAATTCGGGGCCGGGCCACAATTCGGCGCTGGTGTACATGGAGGCGCAGATCAACTATCTCGTCGAGGCGATCAGCACCGTTCTCGACCGGGATCTGCGCATGCTCGATGTGCGCCGCGAGCGGCAGGACGAGTACAACGCCGCCATCCAGCGCCGGCTGGACAGCACCACCTGGAATTCGGGCTGCCGCAGCTGGTATCTCACCGAGGACGGGTTCAATGCGACCATGTACCCGGGCTTCGCGACCCAGTACGTCGGTCAGTTGCGCACGGTCGAGCTCGGCGACTACCACGTCGTGCCGGTCACCGCGGAGCGGACGGCGCCACGGATCGTGGTGAATTCGTAG
- a CDS encoding ferritin-like domain-containing protein, producing the protein MANAMDFDDMLQKIKDRQWALADIDWDAPGAETISPELHAKLQPFMADLMWIENVGARGFAAMAKKAPTETLREIYRYFHAEEQKHANAELALMRRWGMLDGDEIPEPNINVKLVIDFLDKYSDDMSLSFLGTVIPMLEVALDGALIKFIMDEIEDPICQEAFKKINSDESRHLAVDFAVMDLLGHAGMRKLLTELVGGWVKPTFLIGVLSYVPLLNKMRDNIVEMGVDEEKLYAAFKRYANVGERSEFARRLPMFQIVKRHSGWVINREHPYHLMADALVKVSAHVPQRWLRQPTWSKELTYEPAA; encoded by the coding sequence ATGGCGAACGCTATGGATTTCGACGATATGCTGCAGAAGATCAAGGACCGGCAGTGGGCGCTGGCCGATATCGACTGGGATGCGCCGGGCGCGGAAACGATCTCGCCCGAACTGCACGCCAAACTCCAGCCGTTCATGGCCGATCTCATGTGGATCGAGAATGTCGGCGCACGCGGTTTCGCCGCCATGGCGAAGAAGGCGCCCACCGAGACGCTGCGCGAGATCTACCGCTATTTCCACGCCGAGGAGCAGAAGCACGCCAATGCCGAGCTTGCGCTCATGCGGCGCTGGGGCATGCTCGACGGTGACGAGATCCCCGAGCCGAATATCAATGTCAAGCTGGTCATCGACTTCCTGGACAAGTACTCCGACGATATGTCGCTGTCGTTCCTGGGCACCGTGATTCCCATGCTCGAGGTCGCCCTGGACGGCGCGCTGATCAAGTTCATCATGGACGAGATCGAGGATCCGATCTGCCAGGAGGCGTTCAAGAAGATCAATTCCGACGAATCCCGGCACCTCGCCGTCGATTTCGCCGTCATGGATCTGCTCGGGCACGCCGGAATGCGCAAACTGCTCACCGAATTGGTCGGCGGCTGGGTCAAGCCCACCTTCCTCATCGGCGTCCTGAGCTATGTGCCGCTGCTGAACAAGATGCGCGACAATATCGTCGAGATGGGCGTCGACGAGGAGAAGCTGTACGCGGCGTTCAAGCGGTACGCCAATGTCGGCGAGCGCAGCGAATTCGCCCGCAGACTGCCCATGTTCCAGATCGTCAAGCGGCACAGCGGCTGGGTGATCAATCGCGAGCACCCGTATCACCTGATGGCCGACGCCCTGGTCAAGGTCTCCGCGCACGTACCGCAGCGGTGGCTGCGTCAGCCCACCTGGTCCAAGGAACTCACCTACGAGCCCGCGGCATGA
- a CDS encoding SDR family NAD(P)-dependent oxidoreductase, which produces MFGLEKLIPLSVRPRRSYDARAVVTGAGSGIGRAFALEIAARGGQVICADIDEVRAAETAALIESGHPGAAHPFRCDVAKRDDVEVLARFAESVFGGPITLVINNAGVGIGGKHVGEIGFGDWEWALGINLWGVVHGCEIFAPQLRAARRGGIINVASAAGFAAAPSMAVYNTSKAAVMSLSETLAAEMSGTGVAVTVLCPTFVKTNVARDGRITQQSARLADTLMRLTGFSPEHVARTTLDAHDRGQLYVLPQLDAHVVWRLKRYFPAQYTYALGLLDRLLPQEHPTTHDRTSVSDKTGV; this is translated from the coding sequence ATGTTCGGACTGGAAAAACTCATCCCCCTCAGCGTCCGCCCCCGCCGCAGCTACGACGCCCGCGCGGTGGTGACCGGGGCCGGCAGCGGCATCGGCCGGGCCTTCGCGCTCGAAATCGCCGCGCGTGGCGGACAGGTCATCTGCGCCGATATCGACGAGGTCCGCGCCGCGGAAACCGCCGCGCTCATCGAGTCCGGCCATCCGGGCGCCGCCCACCCCTTCCGCTGCGATGTCGCCAAGCGCGATGACGTGGAAGTCCTTGCGCGCTTTGCCGAATCGGTCTTCGGCGGCCCGATCACCCTGGTGATCAACAATGCCGGTGTCGGCATCGGCGGCAAACATGTCGGCGAGATCGGTTTCGGCGATTGGGAGTGGGCGCTCGGCATCAATCTGTGGGGTGTGGTGCACGGATGCGAGATCTTCGCACCGCAGCTGCGCGCCGCACGCCGCGGCGGCATCATCAATGTGGCCTCGGCGGCCGGATTCGCGGCCGCGCCCTCGATGGCGGTCTACAACACCTCCAAGGCGGCGGTGATGTCGCTGTCGGAGACCCTGGCCGCCGAGATGAGCGGCACCGGAGTCGCCGTCACCGTGCTGTGCCCCACCTTCGTCAAGACCAATGTGGCGCGGGACGGCCGCATCACCCAGCAGTCGGCCCGCCTGGCCGACACCCTCATGCGCCTGACCGGCTTCTCCCCCGAGCATGTCGCGCGCACCACCCTCGACGCCCACGATCGCGGCCAGCTGTACGTGCTGCCGCAATTGGACGCACACGTCGTCTGGCGTCTGAAGCGCTACTTCCCCGCGCAGTACACCTATGCGCTGGGCCTCCTGGATCGGCTACTGCCGCAGGAGCATCCGACCACCCACGACCGGACCTCGGTCTCCGATAAGACGGGAGTCTGA